Proteins from one Pseudoliparis swirei isolate HS2019 ecotype Mariana Trench chromosome 22, NWPU_hadal_v1, whole genome shotgun sequence genomic window:
- the cdca3 gene encoding cell division cycle-associated protein 3 — protein MGSTESKLVSPMKPEPAIKNSRFTDLIDPRSPSLQIDRTPIQVDGLFSKTKCPLGFTDPRSPTIGISRTPIRDVMRATVGSFARRLGMFLHIEAEEKLNEAPQKSFNDAMEEVVLAEAEELASTEPLLPPQPFLVEHANLLATAVQPPLKNVGDSSAFVLFDKPHFQVELETEVDISLEEAEEARESPLNKRLSMSLITYHEGATSSQIFAEVHHDSISSPEPSVEVEPLGDVVDDSYAHPSVSVDLETPVEPSLPSDSEGSPAQVSPAQSEETEPSSEEPKELLEESSLPSTPEPPTVPSPEQPHLGTGIRCPTFDPKSPSQVVFKPQWLGKGFGATGLRARGVQGGKGGSSPLAVRIAVKKVTNENKRRSGKLKQKGTEGRSPLQILKGTNSPQDQRAQAKLKVSTPDKQRLGQIDRRVLAVSLDKENR, from the exons ATGGGATCCACAGAGAGTAAGTTGGTGTCGCCAATGAAACCAGAACCAGCCATCAAAAACAGCCGTTTCACTGATCTGATCGATCCTCGCTCTCCTTCGTTGCAGATTGATCGTACACCCATCCAA GTCGATGGGCTTTTTTCAAAAACCAAGTGTCCACTGGGCTTCACTGATCCCCGCTCACCTACTATTGGCATTAGCCGCACCCCTATCAGAGATGTCATGAGag CAACAGTTGGATCCTTCGCCCGCCGCCTGGGCATGTTTTTGCACATTGAGGCTGAAGAAAAGCTCAATGAAGCCCCTCAGAAAAGCTTCAATGATGCCATGGAGGAGGTGGTCTTGGCGGAGGCGGAAGAGCTCGCTTCCACCGAGCCCCTCCTGCCGCCACAGCCTTTCCTGGTTGAGCATGCTAACCTCCTGGCCACAGCTGTGCAGCCCCCTCTCAAAAATGTGGGCGACTCGAGCGCCTTTGTGCTTTTTGATAAACCCCATTTCCAGGTGGAATTAGAAACTGAGGTAGACATTAGTCTGGAGGAGGCTGAAGAAGCAAGAGAGTCTCCTCTTAACAAGAGACTGAGCATGAGCCTGATAACCTACCATGAGGGGGCAACCTCATCCCAGATCTTTGCTGAGGTGCACCATGACAGCATTTCATCCCCAGAGCCGAGTGTAGAAGTGGAGCCCCTCGGGGACGTTGTGGATGATTCCTATGCCcatccctctgtctctgttgaTCTAGAGACCCCTGTAGAGCCGTCCCTCCCCTCTGATTCAGAAGGGTCCCCAGCTCAGGTCTCCCCTGCACAGTCAGAGGAAACAGAACCATCTTCTGAAGAACCCAAAGAGCTTCTTGAAGAATCTTCTTTGCCGTCTACACCAGAGCCACCAACTGTCCCCAGCCCAGAGCAGCCGCATCTCGGCACCGGCATCCGCTGCCCCACCTTTGACCCAAAGAGCCCCAGTCAGGTGGTGTTCAAGCCGCAGTGGTTGGGAAAAGGTTTTGGCGCCACTGGGCTGAGAGCTAGAGGAGTGCAGGGTGGAAAaggaggctcctcccctctcgCTGTCCGGATTGCCGTGAAGAAAGTAACCAACGAGAACAAGCGTCGGTCTGGAAAACTGAAGCAGAAAG gTACTGAAGGTCGTTCCCCACTGCAGATCCTTAAGGGGACCAACTCACCCCAGGACCAGCGTGCTCAG GCGAAGCTGAAGGTGTCCACCCCCGATAAGCAGCGACTCGGCCAGATTGATCGCAGAGTGCTGGCTGTGTCTTTGGATAAGGAGAACCGATGA